A section of the Microbacterium sp. MM2322 genome encodes:
- a CDS encoding RNA methyltransferase has translation MLENPRSPRVRAVAKLTKRAARQETGLYLLEGPQAAREALTWRPDTLIELFTTPSAWEKHDDIRDAASDAGIEAEFASEAVIEAMADTVTPQGIIAVARQVPTSVRDIFADDPKLIVICEEVRDPGNLGTIIRAADAVGADAVILTGRTVDPFNPKVVRATTGSLFHLPVAVGIELADATGRARSAGLRIVAADVGGEDFVDHRGTLAEPTAWVFGNEARGLDDDALALVDLSLRLPIYGKAESLNLATAASVCLYESAFAQRASR, from the coding sequence GTGCTCGAGAACCCCCGGTCGCCGCGCGTCCGCGCCGTGGCGAAGCTGACCAAGCGTGCCGCCCGTCAGGAGACGGGGCTCTACCTCCTCGAAGGCCCGCAAGCCGCCCGCGAAGCGCTCACGTGGCGGCCCGACACGCTGATCGAGCTGTTCACGACGCCGTCGGCGTGGGAGAAGCACGACGACATCCGAGACGCGGCATCCGATGCGGGTATCGAGGCGGAGTTCGCGAGCGAAGCCGTCATCGAGGCCATGGCAGACACGGTCACGCCGCAGGGAATCATCGCCGTGGCCCGTCAGGTCCCCACGTCCGTGCGCGACATCTTCGCCGATGACCCGAAGCTCATCGTGATCTGCGAGGAAGTGCGCGACCCGGGAAACCTCGGCACGATCATCCGTGCCGCGGATGCCGTCGGTGCAGACGCAGTCATCCTCACCGGCCGGACGGTCGACCCCTTCAACCCCAAGGTCGTCCGTGCGACGACCGGTTCGCTGTTCCACCTGCCCGTCGCGGTCGGTATCGAATTGGCGGATGCCACGGGTCGGGCCCGCTCGGCGGGGCTGCGGATCGTCGCGGCCGACGTCGGGGGAGAGGACTTCGTCGATCACCGCGGCACACTCGCCGAGCCGACCGCCTGGGTGTTCGGAAATGAGGCTCGCGGGCTGGACGATGACGCTCTCGCACTGGTCGATCTCTCGCTCCGTCTGCCGATCTACGGGAAGGCGGAATCGCTGAATCTCGCGACGGCCGCGAGCGTCTGTCTGTACGAGTCGGCGTTCGCGCAGCGCGCGAGCCGCTGA
- the pheS gene encoding phenylalanine--tRNA ligase subunit alpha encodes MSDAPEITPEAVDAAVSDALAAFAAAPDTAALKAARSAHTAEGSPLAGLNAQLRNVPNDQKAALGKLVGQARGRVNQALATREAELAAAETAAKLEAERVDITSIAPRGRVGARHPISLLQEEIADLFVGMGWEIAEGPELEHEWFNFDALNFAPDHPARQMQDTFFVDPVARHLVMRTHTSPVQVRSMLERDVPIYILCPGRVYRTDEFDATHLPAFTQFEGLVIDKGITMAHLKGTLDHAAKVLFGAEAKTRFRTNYFPFTEPSAELDLWHPTFPGGARWIEWGGCGMVNPNVLRAAGIDPEEYSGFAFGMGIERTLMFRSDVQDMRDMAEGDVRFSEQFGMVV; translated from the coding sequence GTGTCCGACGCACCCGAGATCACCCCCGAGGCGGTGGATGCCGCCGTCTCAGACGCGCTGGCAGCCTTCGCCGCCGCACCCGACACCGCCGCGCTCAAAGCAGCACGATCGGCTCACACCGCGGAGGGGTCGCCCCTCGCCGGGCTGAACGCGCAGCTGCGGAACGTCCCGAACGACCAGAAGGCCGCCCTCGGCAAGCTCGTCGGCCAGGCCCGCGGGCGCGTCAACCAGGCGCTTGCCACCCGCGAAGCCGAGCTCGCCGCCGCCGAGACGGCCGCGAAGCTCGAAGCCGAACGCGTCGACATCACGTCGATCGCCCCGCGCGGACGCGTGGGGGCGCGGCATCCGATCTCGCTTCTGCAGGAGGAGATCGCCGATCTCTTCGTCGGCATGGGGTGGGAGATCGCCGAAGGTCCCGAGCTCGAGCACGAGTGGTTCAACTTCGACGCGCTCAACTTCGCGCCCGACCACCCTGCGCGACAGATGCAGGACACCTTCTTCGTCGACCCGGTCGCCCGCCACCTCGTCATGCGCACGCACACGAGCCCCGTCCAGGTGCGTTCGATGCTCGAGCGCGACGTCCCGATCTATATCCTCTGCCCGGGTCGGGTGTACCGCACCGACGAGTTCGACGCGACGCACCTGCCCGCCTTCACGCAGTTCGAAGGCCTCGTCATCGACAAGGGCATCACGATGGCGCACCTCAAGGGCACGCTCGATCACGCCGCGAAGGTCCTCTTCGGCGCCGAGGCGAAGACCCGGTTCCGCACCAACTACTTCCCCTTCACCGAGCCGTCCGCCGAGCTCGACCTGTGGCACCCCACCTTCCCGGGCGGCGCGCGCTGGATCGAGTGGGGCGGATGCGGGATGGTGAACCCCAACGTCCTCCGTGCCGCGGGCATCGACCCCGAGGAGTACTCGGGCTTCGCCTTCGGGATGGGCATCGAGCGGACCCTGATGTTCCGCAGCGATGTGCAAGACATGCGTGACATGGCCGAGGGCGATGTCCGCTTCAGCGAGCAGTTCGGAATGGTGGTCTGA
- a CDS encoding amino acid ABC transporter permease: MGVITDNLDFWGEALRGTLVLFFGGGLLALILGVIVGAMRVSPIPIARAVGTVYVNTIRNTPLTLVFFGFAYTLPPLLDIRSSGVVQVVFAVAALGIYTATYVAETVRSGINTVPVGQAEAARALGMTFGQVMSLVVLPQAFRSVIPPMMSVFIALLKNTTVAAGFSVMNLGSARDWLSERGENQLVVIICVMVIFVALVLLLSWGQRSLENRWRVAR; the protein is encoded by the coding sequence ATGGGCGTCATCACCGACAACCTCGACTTCTGGGGCGAGGCGCTTCGTGGCACCCTCGTGCTGTTCTTCGGCGGTGGACTGCTCGCTCTCATCCTCGGCGTCATCGTCGGAGCGATGCGCGTCTCGCCGATCCCGATCGCACGCGCGGTCGGCACGGTCTACGTCAACACGATTCGCAACACGCCTCTGACGCTCGTCTTCTTCGGTTTCGCCTACACGCTCCCGCCCCTTCTCGACATCAGGTCGAGCGGAGTCGTGCAGGTGGTGTTCGCCGTTGCCGCCCTCGGGATCTACACGGCGACCTACGTCGCCGAGACGGTCCGTTCCGGGATCAACACCGTTCCCGTGGGTCAGGCAGAGGCGGCCCGCGCGCTCGGGATGACGTTCGGGCAGGTCATGTCGCTCGTTGTCCTCCCGCAGGCGTTCCGGTCGGTCATCCCGCCCATGATGAGCGTCTTCATTGCCCTCCTCAAGAACACGACGGTCGCTGCCGGGTTCTCCGTCATGAACCTCGGCTCCGCCCGTGACTGGTTGAGTGAGCGTGGCGAGAATCAGCTCGTCGTCATCATCTGCGTGATGGTCATCTTCGTCGCCCTGGTCCTCCTCCTCTCGTGGGGCCAGCGATCACTCGAGAACCGCTGGAGGGTGGCGCGATGA
- a CDS encoding amino acid ABC transporter ATP-binding protein — MTNVQKHYGDFQALTDIDLSVNRGEVVVVVGPSGSGKSTLCRTINRLETITSGSITIDGADLPAEGKALAALRADVGMVFQSFNLFSHLTILENVTLGPIKVKGMKKADADKLARELLDRVGVGHQADKLPAQLSGGQQQRVAIARALAMKPKVMLFDEPTSALDPEMINEVLDVMVGLAQDGMTMIVVTHEMGFARKAADRVVFMADGLIVEEATPQEFFTNPKSDRAKDFLSKLITH; from the coding sequence ATGACGAACGTGCAGAAGCACTACGGCGATTTCCAGGCCCTCACCGACATCGACCTGTCGGTCAACCGTGGCGAGGTCGTCGTCGTCGTCGGCCCGTCCGGGTCGGGTAAGTCGACGCTCTGCCGCACCATCAACCGCCTCGAGACGATCACGAGCGGGTCGATCACGATCGACGGCGCGGATCTCCCGGCCGAGGGCAAGGCACTCGCAGCCCTCCGCGCCGACGTGGGCATGGTCTTCCAGTCCTTCAACCTCTTCTCGCACCTGACGATCCTCGAGAACGTGACCCTCGGGCCCATCAAGGTCAAGGGCATGAAGAAGGCGGATGCCGACAAGCTCGCCCGCGAACTGCTCGACCGTGTGGGCGTCGGCCACCAGGCCGACAAGTTGCCGGCTCAGCTCTCCGGAGGCCAGCAGCAGCGTGTCGCGATCGCGCGGGCCCTGGCGATGAAGCCCAAGGTGATGCTTTTCGACGAGCCGACCTCGGCTCTCGACCCCGAGATGATCAACGAGGTCCTCGACGTCATGGTCGGCCTCGCGCAGGACGGGATGACGATGATCGTCGTCACGCACGAGATGGGCTTCGCCCGTAAGGCCGCTGACCGCGTGGTCTTCATGGCCGACGGGCTGATCGTCGAGGAAGCGACGCCGCAGGAGTTCTTCACCAACCCGAAGAGCGACCGCGCGAAGGACTTCCTCTCCAAACTCATCACCCACTGA
- the rplT gene encoding 50S ribosomal protein L20, translating into MARVKRAVNAHKKRRVILERASGYRGQRSRLYRKAKEQVTHSLVYAYRDRRKRKGDFRRLWIQRINAAARQNGITYNRFIQGLGLAGVQVDRRMLAELAVNEPAVFASLVATAKAALPADVNAPKA; encoded by the coding sequence ATGGCTAGAGTCAAGCGGGCTGTCAACGCCCACAAGAAGCGTCGCGTCATCCTCGAGCGCGCCTCCGGTTACCGCGGACAGCGTTCGCGTCTGTACCGCAAGGCGAAGGAGCAGGTCACCCACTCGCTCGTCTACGCGTACCGCGACCGTCGTAAGCGCAAGGGCGACTTCCGTCGCCTCTGGATCCAGCGCATCAACGCCGCTGCCCGCCAGAACGGCATCACGTACAACCGCTTCATCCAGGGCCTCGGCCTCGCGGGTGTCCAGGTCGACCGTCGTATGCTCGCTGAGCTCGCGGTCAACGAGCCGGCCGTCTTCGCGTCGCTCGTCGCAACGGCGAAGGCTGCGCTGCCCGCCGATGTGAACGCCCCCAAGGCCTGA
- the infC gene encoding translation initiation factor IF-3: MSRVTGGRPPHEEEFRISDPRTNDRIRVPEVRLVGPAGEQVGVVRIEVAMRLAQEADLDLVEVAPNSKPPVVKIMDYGKFKYEAAQKAKEARRNQANTVLKEVRFRLKIEAHDYITKLKRAEGFLQAGDKVKAMILFRGREQSRPEQGVRLLRKFAEDVAEFGTVESNPTIDGRNMVMVVAPHKNKSEVKTEQNAVRAASKQAARDARGGQADDEETTASAPAE; encoded by the coding sequence ATTTCTCGTGTCACCGGAGGCCGTCCACCGCACGAAGAGGAGTTCCGCATCAGCGATCCCCGCACCAATGACCGCATCCGCGTTCCCGAGGTCCGCCTCGTGGGCCCCGCGGGTGAACAGGTCGGCGTCGTCCGCATCGAGGTGGCCATGCGCCTGGCCCAGGAGGCCGACCTCGATCTCGTCGAGGTAGCCCCGAACTCGAAGCCCCCCGTGGTCAAGATCATGGATTACGGCAAGTTCAAGTACGAGGCTGCGCAGAAGGCAAAGGAAGCGCGGCGCAATCAGGCGAACACCGTCCTCAAAGAGGTTCGGTTCCGTCTGAAGATCGAGGCGCACGACTACATAACCAAGCTCAAGCGCGCCGAGGGCTTCCTCCAGGCGGGCGACAAGGTGAAGGCGATGATCCTCTTCCGTGGCCGCGAGCAGTCGCGTCCCGAACAGGGTGTGCGTCTCCTCCGCAAGTTCGCCGAGGATGTCGCCGAGTTCGGCACCGTGGAGTCGAACCCCACGATCGATGGCCGCAACATGGTCATGGTCGTCGCGCCCCACAAGAACAAGTCCGAGGTCAAGACCGAGCAGAACGCCGTTCGCGCGGCGTCGAAGCAGGCAGCGCGCGATGCGCGCGGCGGTCAGGCCGACGACGAAGAGACCACCGCTTCCGCTCCGGCGGAGTAA
- a CDS encoding carboxylesterase family protein produces MPPLAVPGPIPTRSGPVTGRRDGDVIRYSGIPYANADRGAPPMPAAPQTGLDGEPLVLRATDTAPACPQPSSRILETLMQGALDGVPQSEDCQRLSITLPADLRSGEVVPVIVWFHGGGYTTGAGDLAIYDPHALVVEQRVLVVAVTSRLGMLGFGGGGSGPRRPHDGAPANLGLLDQIEALRWIRGSIAAFGGDPETITAMGQSAGADAILHLLISDGARGLIRRAIVQSPPLGITTGRERMFRAMARITRALPANAPVDAVLRRQARAERASWASGIRSGLPWGPRYGHAPLPREEDRDAAWRAVAPEVDLLIGTTRDEIAMYLPALPVIAPLLRVPVLGRALRAILMGAMVRPMTRFVYTRPVQAFAERHRAAGGRAVRYVLEAAPTSSPIGVGHTVDVPLILGTREAWTRTSLVPPESWPEVAARGRAVRRVWADFARTGTVSTEVDADACGMRFDRG; encoded by the coding sequence ATGCCGCCGCTCGCTGTTCCCGGTCCGATCCCGACGCGTTCCGGCCCCGTCACCGGCCGCCGCGACGGGGACGTGATCCGTTATTCCGGGATCCCCTACGCGAACGCCGACCGCGGCGCGCCGCCCATGCCGGCTGCACCGCAGACGGGACTCGACGGTGAACCTCTCGTGCTGCGAGCGACGGATACCGCACCGGCGTGCCCGCAACCGTCGTCACGGATTCTCGAGACCCTGATGCAGGGCGCCCTCGACGGCGTCCCGCAGTCGGAGGACTGCCAGCGCCTCTCCATCACGCTGCCCGCCGACCTTCGCTCCGGCGAGGTCGTGCCTGTCATCGTCTGGTTCCACGGCGGCGGATATACGACGGGAGCGGGCGACCTGGCGATCTACGATCCCCACGCGCTCGTCGTCGAACAGCGCGTGCTCGTCGTCGCCGTGACCTCACGGCTGGGGATGCTGGGCTTCGGCGGGGGCGGATCTGGTCCGAGGCGTCCCCACGACGGTGCACCCGCCAACCTCGGCCTGCTCGATCAGATCGAGGCGCTGCGCTGGATCCGCGGCTCGATCGCCGCGTTCGGCGGCGACCCCGAGACGATCACCGCGATGGGGCAGTCCGCAGGTGCCGATGCGATCCTGCACCTCCTGATCAGCGACGGTGCGCGCGGCCTCATCCGAAGGGCGATCGTGCAGAGCCCGCCGCTCGGGATCACGACCGGGCGCGAGCGGATGTTCCGCGCGATGGCGCGAATCACGCGGGCGCTTCCTGCGAACGCGCCGGTGGATGCCGTGCTGCGGCGTCAGGCACGGGCAGAGCGCGCGTCGTGGGCCTCCGGCATCCGTTCGGGATTGCCGTGGGGTCCGCGCTACGGTCACGCACCGCTTCCCCGAGAGGAGGACCGGGATGCCGCGTGGCGCGCGGTCGCGCCGGAGGTCGACCTCCTCATCGGGACCACCAGGGACGAGATCGCGATGTACCTGCCGGCCCTGCCCGTGATCGCGCCGCTCCTGCGTGTGCCGGTGCTCGGTCGAGCGCTCCGGGCGATCCTCATGGGGGCGATGGTCCGCCCGATGACGCGGTTCGTCTACACCCGGCCTGTCCAGGCGTTCGCCGAGCGCCACCGCGCAGCGGGCGGTCGTGCGGTGCGATACGTGTTGGAGGCCGCTCCGACATCCAGCCCCATCGGCGTGGGGCACACGGTCGACGTCCCGCTCATCCTCGGCACGCGAGAGGCGTGGACGCGCACGAGCCTCGTGCCGCCGGAGTCGTGGCCGGAGGTCGCCGCACGCGGACGCGCCGTGCGCCGCGTCTGGGCGGACTTCGCGCGCACGGGAACGGTTTCCACCGAGGTGGATGCCGACGCCTGCGGCATGCGCTTCGATCGCGGCTGA
- a CDS encoding glutamate ABC transporter substrate-binding protein, whose translation MRKTRLAGAFAGIAIAALALAGCNSGSPTTPGGAAGGDDDKALWEVASDVKLDGSPTFDRASKADKIVVGVKSDQPGLGYEDAVSGERSGFDVEIARWIAASLGFDEDQIDFQTIPSANREQEIVNGNIDYYVGTYSMTPARDEVIDFAGPYFITGQGLLVAADDDSINGPDDLKDKVTCSVTGSTPLQRIRDEYNGEVTERQTYSECVEQLLNGQVDAITTDEAILAGYVAEDKDKLKLAGKPFSEERYGVGLADGDTVLKDHINKLFTDGGDVWTALYDEYLKPSGVEAEQPAVD comes from the coding sequence ATGCGTAAGACTCGACTCGCCGGCGCCTTCGCCGGCATCGCGATCGCGGCACTCGCTCTCGCCGGCTGCAACAGCGGCAGCCCCACCACCCCCGGCGGCGCTGCCGGCGGTGACGACGACAAGGCCCTCTGGGAGGTCGCGAGCGACGTGAAGCTCGACGGCAGCCCGACGTTCGACCGCGCCTCGAAGGCCGACAAGATCGTCGTCGGTGTCAAGAGCGACCAGCCCGGCCTCGGCTACGAGGACGCCGTCTCCGGTGAGCGTTCCGGCTTCGATGTCGAGATCGCGCGGTGGATCGCGGCATCCCTCGGTTTCGACGAGGATCAGATCGATTTCCAGACGATCCCGTCGGCCAACCGCGAGCAGGAGATCGTCAACGGCAACATCGACTACTACGTCGGCACCTACTCGATGACCCCCGCTCGCGACGAGGTCATCGACTTCGCCGGACCGTACTTCATCACCGGCCAGGGCCTTCTGGTCGCCGCTGACGACGACTCCATCAACGGCCCGGACGACCTCAAGGACAAGGTCACCTGCTCGGTCACGGGGTCCACGCCGCTGCAGCGCATCCGCGATGAGTACAACGGCGAGGTCACTGAACGTCAGACCTACTCCGAGTGTGTCGAGCAGCTCCTGAACGGCCAGGTCGACGCCATCACGACGGATGAGGCGATCCTCGCCGGCTATGTCGCGGAGGACAAGGACAAGCTCAAGCTCGCCGGTAAGCCGTTCAGCGAGGAGCGCTACGGCGTCGGCCTTGCGGACGGTGACACCGTCCTGAAGGACCACATCAACAAGCTGTTCACCGACGGCGGCGATGTGTGGACTGCGCTGTACGACGAGTACCTCAAGCCGTCTGGCGTCGAGGCTGAACAGCCCGCGGTCGACTGA
- a CDS encoding amino acid ABC transporter permease — MSSSVLYDVPGPRAIARNRIIGAIVILVVAAIVAFLVWRLAVTGQFAAEKWNAFTYTRIWEQFLLAAGRTLAAFALAAVGALALGFLLAIGRLSAHAWVRVPVAAAVEFLRAVPVLVTMFLLYYGMPVIGVRMEGYWVVVIALVVYNGSVLAEVIRAGVESLPRGQSEAGYALGLRKSGVMRLVLLPQAIRAMMPVIIAQLVVTLKDTALGFIITYEELLFYAKYLGSQNSLERPIVQATIVAGAIYIGLCLALSGVAKLVEKRLNSSGRGPGAGPARPLHNTTDTELIAVQLKASSKDAGTGRAV; from the coding sequence ATGAGCAGCAGCGTCCTGTATGACGTACCCGGCCCTCGGGCGATCGCCCGCAACCGGATCATCGGTGCGATCGTCATCCTGGTGGTCGCGGCGATCGTCGCCTTCCTCGTGTGGCGCCTCGCAGTGACCGGCCAGTTCGCCGCCGAGAAGTGGAACGCGTTCACCTACACCCGAATCTGGGAGCAGTTCCTCCTGGCCGCGGGCCGGACGCTGGCAGCGTTCGCCCTGGCCGCTGTCGGCGCGCTCGCCCTCGGGTTCCTTCTCGCGATCGGCCGTCTGTCGGCTCACGCCTGGGTGCGCGTCCCGGTCGCGGCGGCGGTCGAGTTCCTCCGGGCGGTACCTGTGCTCGTGACGATGTTCCTGCTGTACTACGGCATGCCGGTGATCGGCGTCCGTATGGAGGGGTATTGGGTCGTCGTCATCGCTCTCGTCGTCTACAACGGCTCGGTGCTCGCGGAGGTGATCCGCGCCGGTGTGGAGTCGCTACCGCGAGGTCAGTCCGAAGCGGGCTACGCGCTGGGACTTCGGAAGTCCGGCGTCATGCGTCTCGTGCTCCTGCCGCAGGCGATCCGAGCCATGATGCCCGTGATCATCGCTCAGCTCGTGGTGACGTTGAAAGACACCGCGTTGGGCTTCATCATCACCTACGAGGAACTCCTGTTCTACGCGAAGTACCTCGGGTCGCAGAACTCGCTCGAGCGCCCCATCGTCCAGGCGACGATCGTCGCGGGTGCCATTTACATCGGTCTGTGTCTCGCGCTGTCCGGTGTGGCGAAGCTGGTGGAGAAACGCCTCAACAGTTCTGGTCGCGGGCCCGGTGCCGGCCCTGCCCGGCCCCTGCACAACACGACCGACACCGAACTCATCGCCGTGCAGCTGAAGGCGAGTTCGAAGGATGCCGGCACAGGCCGAGCTGTCTGA
- the rpmI gene encoding 50S ribosomal protein L35, whose product MPKQKTHSGAKKRFKVTGSGKLMKQQANLRHNLEGKSTRRTRRLDQEQVLAKGDAKVAKKLLGI is encoded by the coding sequence ATGCCGAAGCAGAAGACCCACTCGGGTGCCAAGAAGCGTTTCAAGGTCACCGGCAGCGGCAAGCTGATGAAGCAGCAGGCCAACCTGCGCCACAACCTTGAGGGCAAGTCGACCCGTCGCACCCGTCGCCTCGACCAGGAGCAGGTCCTGGCCAAGGGTGACGCCAAGGTCGCCAAGAAGCTCCTCGGCATCTGA
- the pheT gene encoding phenylalanine--tRNA ligase subunit beta: MRVPLSWLGEYVDVAPGTTPEDVLASFVSVGFEEEDVHAFDLTGPIVVGRVVSFDAEPQSNGKTIRWCQVDVGEAHGGIRGIVCGAGNFFEGDKVVVTLPGAVLPGPFPIAARKTYGHVSDGMIASAKELGLGDEHSGILRLTELGLDPEVGTDAIALLGLDDVAVDINVTPDRGYALSIRGAAREYAHATRATFTDPGLRPFEELEQPTGGFDVTIDDAAPIHGNSGASEFVVRIVRDVDPSRSTPPWMTARLSLAGIRSLGILIDITNYVMLELGNPIHGYDLDTLTGGITVRRAAAGEKLTTLDGKERTLDAEDLLITDDSGPIGLAGVMGGGKTEMGDATRNVLIEAAIFDPVSIARTARRHKLPSEASRRFERGVDPLIPFVAARRVADLMVELAGGTLDTTTGGALFAEVFVPSVELPTAFIPGLIGVDYTSDEIVGALETIGCEVIEADGGWEVIPPSWRPDLTDRWTLAEEVARLHGLDRIPSILPTPPSGRGLTALQRGRRRVVNALAAAGHVEVVAFPFTTEEQNALHGSPSGQHLPSIRLANPLDGQAPFLRRSLLPGLLQIAHRNVSRGFTDLALFETGTVFTPAPGAEYGTTTVPPLAQLPDEATLAALHASIPPQPRHVAVLLHGHAVSKAPGQQAISFDLADALGAVQTVATAAGVTIDVRQAQRAALHPGRAGSLFVGDAEVGYVGELLPTVAEAADLHGRVFVAEIDLDSVLALTPAPDAAPSLATYPAATQDVSLVVPADLAASEVSGALAHGAGALLEDLRLVDDYRGAGVPDGSKSLTFALRFRADDRTLTAAEATEAKLAGVAVAAERYGASIRD; encoded by the coding sequence ATGCGCGTCCCGCTCTCTTGGCTCGGCGAGTACGTCGATGTCGCACCCGGCACGACCCCCGAGGACGTCCTCGCCTCCTTCGTGTCGGTCGGCTTCGAGGAGGAGGACGTCCACGCGTTCGATCTCACCGGCCCGATCGTCGTCGGCCGCGTCGTCTCGTTCGACGCCGAGCCGCAGTCCAACGGCAAGACCATCCGCTGGTGCCAGGTCGATGTGGGCGAGGCGCACGGCGGCATCCGCGGAATCGTCTGCGGCGCGGGCAATTTCTTCGAAGGCGACAAGGTCGTCGTGACGCTCCCGGGTGCGGTCCTTCCCGGTCCGTTCCCGATCGCCGCCCGCAAGACCTACGGCCATGTCTCCGACGGCATGATCGCGTCCGCGAAGGAGCTCGGGCTCGGTGACGAGCACTCCGGCATCCTCCGTCTCACTGAACTCGGTCTCGACCCCGAGGTCGGCACCGACGCGATCGCGCTGCTCGGACTCGACGACGTCGCGGTCGACATCAACGTCACTCCCGACCGGGGCTATGCGCTCTCGATCCGTGGCGCCGCCCGCGAGTACGCCCACGCGACCCGTGCCACGTTCACCGACCCCGGGCTCCGTCCGTTCGAGGAGCTCGAGCAGCCGACCGGCGGCTTCGATGTCACCATCGACGACGCGGCCCCCATCCACGGCAACTCGGGCGCGAGCGAGTTCGTCGTCCGCATCGTCCGCGACGTCGACCCCTCCCGATCCACTCCGCCCTGGATGACGGCACGACTGTCGCTCGCCGGCATCCGTTCCCTCGGCATCCTGATCGACATCACCAACTACGTGATGCTCGAACTCGGCAATCCCATCCACGGCTACGACCTCGACACGCTCACCGGTGGCATTACCGTGCGACGTGCGGCGGCGGGGGAGAAGCTCACGACCCTCGACGGCAAGGAGCGCACGCTCGACGCCGAAGATCTCCTCATCACCGACGACTCCGGTCCCATCGGCCTCGCCGGCGTCATGGGTGGCGGAAAGACCGAGATGGGGGATGCCACGCGCAACGTCCTCATCGAAGCGGCCATCTTCGACCCGGTGTCGATCGCCCGCACGGCCCGTCGGCACAAGCTCCCCAGCGAAGCCTCGCGCCGTTTCGAACGCGGCGTCGACCCGCTCATCCCGTTCGTCGCGGCGCGCCGGGTCGCCGACCTCATGGTCGAACTCGCCGGCGGCACGCTCGACACGACCACGGGCGGCGCTCTCTTCGCCGAGGTGTTCGTCCCGTCGGTCGAGCTCCCGACCGCGTTCATCCCCGGCCTCATCGGCGTCGACTACACGTCCGACGAGATCGTCGGTGCCCTCGAGACGATCGGGTGCGAGGTCATCGAGGCCGACGGTGGCTGGGAGGTCATCCCGCCGTCCTGGCGTCCCGACCTGACCGATCGCTGGACCCTCGCCGAAGAGGTCGCGCGCCTTCATGGGCTCGACCGCATCCCTTCGATCCTTCCGACGCCGCCCTCGGGCCGTGGCCTCACCGCCCTCCAGCGCGGGCGTCGTCGGGTCGTGAATGCGCTGGCCGCTGCCGGTCACGTCGAGGTCGTCGCGTTCCCGTTCACGACCGAAGAGCAGAACGCCCTGCACGGCTCGCCGTCAGGGCAGCACCTTCCGTCGATTCGCCTGGCGAACCCGCTCGACGGCCAGGCGCCGTTCTTGCGTCGTTCCCTTCTGCCGGGTCTCCTGCAGATCGCACACCGCAACGTGTCGCGTGGCTTCACCGACCTGGCGCTGTTCGAAACCGGCACCGTGTTCACGCCGGCACCGGGGGCCGAGTACGGCACGACGACCGTTCCGCCGCTCGCCCAGCTGCCCGACGAAGCGACCCTCGCCGCGCTGCACGCGTCGATCCCGCCCCAGCCGCGCCATGTCGCCGTCCTTCTCCACGGCCACGCCGTGTCGAAGGCCCCGGGCCAGCAGGCGATCTCGTTCGATCTCGCCGACGCGCTCGGCGCCGTCCAGACGGTCGCGACCGCTGCGGGCGTGACGATCGACGTCCGTCAAGCGCAGCGCGCTGCCCTCCACCCGGGCCGCGCGGGTTCCCTCTTCGTGGGCGATGCCGAGGTGGGCTACGTGGGCGAGCTCCTGCCGACAGTCGCGGAGGCGGCCGACCTGCACGGGCGCGTCTTCGTCGCCGAGATCGATCTCGACTCGGTGCTGGCACTGACCCCCGCCCCGGATGCGGCGCCGTCGCTCGCGACCTACCCCGCCGCGACTCAGGACGTGTCGCTCGTCGTCCCCGCTGACCTCGCCGCCAGCGAGGTGAGCGGCGCGCTCGCTCACGGCGCAGGCGCGTTGCTGGAGGACCTCCGCCTCGTGGACGACTACCGCGGCGCGGGCGTCCCGGACGGGTCGAAGAGCCTGACGTTCGCACTGCGCTTCCGCGCCGACGATCGCACGCTGACGGCGGCGGAGGCCACGGAGGCCAAGCTCGCGGGTGTGGCTGTCGCGGCGGAGCGGTACGGGGCCTCGATCCGGGACTGA